From Edaphobacter lichenicola, one genomic window encodes:
- a CDS encoding GDSL-type esterase/lipase family protein — MNFLGRLLALLLVLISVASSQTSPQANLGAIPLDRLGELWWAQRHDAVLLAVKAHPDTPLLLLGDSITQNYEKSKLPDENFQPTWQTFYGARSAINLGFSGDTTANLLWRIKNGELGGVSPKVVVVLIGTNNTGVANQSAVQTQVGIDAVVAELEQRLPSTHILLIGLLPSELSPQKSAVDQEVNRYLARVYSENPRVTYLDISSIFFLNGRLNAAIYYDPRLPGHPGALHPDTKGQYKMAEAIEPTLARLLGEKPRRSLESMTDINTALIPVERLEQDSYDWYARHHAELAIGKMMNPRIVLIGDSITHFWAGVPAASHLNGEPAWQHAFGDISVLNLGFGWDRTQNVLWRLRQGEFDELHPDFIIVNIGTNNLTGTENARASSPAEVVDGIEEICRELKNRSPTSSIILMSIFPRGFAPEDPLREPIRRVNQLLVERFENRPGIKIVDLGPKFLASDQTLPKSLMPDGVHPSNAGYEIWADALLQAFR; from the coding sequence CCGCAAGCAAATCTTGGCGCGATTCCGCTTGACCGCTTAGGCGAACTCTGGTGGGCTCAGCGGCACGATGCTGTTCTTCTGGCAGTCAAAGCACATCCAGATACGCCGCTTCTACTACTAGGTGACTCGATTACGCAGAACTATGAGAAGTCGAAGCTCCCCGACGAAAACTTCCAACCCACCTGGCAGACCTTTTACGGAGCACGAAGCGCCATTAACCTCGGCTTCAGTGGAGATACAACGGCTAATCTACTCTGGCGCATAAAGAATGGAGAACTCGGCGGTGTATCTCCTAAGGTGGTCGTCGTCCTGATCGGCACCAACAATACGGGTGTAGCGAACCAAAGCGCCGTTCAGACCCAGGTTGGTATCGACGCGGTCGTTGCCGAATTAGAACAACGTCTTCCCTCAACACACATCCTGCTGATCGGCTTGCTGCCGAGTGAGCTTTCACCACAAAAATCGGCTGTAGATCAGGAGGTCAATCGCTATCTCGCTCGCGTTTATTCCGAGAACCCACGCGTCACATATCTCGATATCAGCAGCATCTTCTTTCTGAATGGCAGGCTCAACGCTGCCATCTACTACGACCCGCGACTGCCCGGCCATCCTGGTGCGTTGCATCCCGACACAAAGGGGCAGTACAAGATGGCAGAGGCAATCGAGCCTACATTAGCACGCTTATTGGGCGAGAAACCGCGCAGATCTCTCGAGTCGATGACGGATATCAATACGGCTCTGATCCCTGTCGAGCGTCTCGAACAAGACTCCTACGACTGGTACGCCCGTCACCATGCCGAACTAGCTATTGGAAAGATGATGAATCCGCGAATCGTCCTCATCGGCGATTCGATCACCCATTTCTGGGCAGGTGTGCCAGCCGCATCACACCTCAATGGAGAGCCCGCATGGCAGCATGCGTTTGGCGATATATCTGTTCTCAATCTGGGCTTTGGCTGGGACCGTACACAAAATGTTCTCTGGCGACTCCGTCAGGGCGAGTTCGATGAACTTCATCCAGACTTCATCATCGTGAACATCGGTACTAACAATCTGACCGGAACAGAGAACGCACGCGCTAGTTCACCGGCTGAGGTCGTTGACGGCATCGAGGAGATTTGCCGCGAGCTGAAAAATCGTTCCCCGACGAGCTCAATTATCCTTATGTCCATCTTCCCTCGTGGCTTCGCCCCGGAGGATCCCCTTCGTGAACCGATTCGCCGAGTCAATCAGCTCTTGGTCGAACGTTTTGAAAACAGACCAGGCATTAAAATCGTCGACCTAGGACCGAAGTTTCTTGCATCAGATCAGACCCTGCCCAAGTCGCTGATGCCTGACGGAGTACACCCGAGCAATGCCGGCTACGAAATCTGGGCAGATGCCCTCCTGCAAGCATTCCGGTAA